A stretch of Christensenellaceae bacterium DNA encodes these proteins:
- a CDS encoding transcriptional repressor — protein MVYSKQRELILKTVLERRIHPTADTVFSLLKPDHPNLSLATVYRNLNLLAENGLLLRIPVPDGADHFDGTLSPHYHMICEKCGQMVDVPREYVPAFDSEVAQKTGCVIHSHTIVFYGLCEHCNRASQASS, from the coding sequence ATGGTTTATTCAAAGCAACGGGAACTGATTTTAAAGACAGTACTCGAACGCAGGATTCATCCGACGGCCGATACGGTATTTTCCCTCTTGAAACCGGATCATCCGAACCTGTCTCTTGCGACGGTTTACAGAAACCTGAATTTGTTGGCGGAAAACGGGTTGCTGCTCCGGATACCTGTTCCCGACGGCGCCGACCACTTCGACGGAACCTTGAGTCCGCATTATCATATGATATGCGAAAAGTGCGGCCAAATGGTGGACGTGCCGCGTGAATATGTTCCTGCGTTCGATTCCGAGGTTGCGCAGAAAACAGGCTGCGTTATACACTCTCACACCATTGTGTTTTACGGATTGTGCGAACATTGCAATCGCGCATCGCAGGCTTCCTCCTAA
- a CDS encoding diaminopimelate decarboxylase has protein sequence MEKRPFVTKKQLEAIAAEYPTPFHLYDEKGIRENARRMNQAFAWNAGFKEYFAVKATPNPVIMKILKEEGCGVDCSSYTELQLAHACGFCGHEIMFSSNDTPAEDFALAKEMGVIINLDDLTHVDFLNKVAGIPETICCRYNPGGTFTTANGIMDNPGDAKYGMTYEQMKQAYRELMRLGAKRFGIHAFLASNTQTEDYYPQLARILFELAVTLRSETGADIRFINLSGGVGIPYRPDGQPVDILKVGEGVKRAFDEVLVPAGMGDVAIFTELGRFMLGPYGCLVTRAIHKKHTYKEYIGVDACAVNLMRPAMYGAYHHITVMGKENDPHDRRYDVTGGLCENNDKFAVDRMLPEIDTGDLLVIHDTGAHGFSMGYNYNGKLRSAEILLKEDGTTQLIRRAETPEDYFATFDFLHLFGK, from the coding sequence ATGGAAAAGAGGCCGTTTGTAACGAAAAAGCAACTGGAGGCAATCGCTGCGGAATATCCCACGCCTTTTCATTTGTATGATGAAAAAGGAATTCGGGAAAACGCGCGGCGCATGAACCAGGCATTTGCATGGAATGCGGGGTTCAAGGAATATTTCGCGGTCAAGGCGACGCCCAATCCGGTCATTATGAAAATATTAAAGGAAGAGGGCTGCGGCGTGGACTGCTCTTCCTATACTGAGCTCCAGCTTGCACACGCGTGTGGTTTTTGCGGACATGAGATCATGTTTTCCTCGAATGATACGCCGGCGGAAGACTTTGCGCTGGCAAAGGAAATGGGCGTGATTATCAATCTGGATGATCTCACACATGTTGATTTTTTAAATAAGGTCGCGGGTATACCGGAAACAATCTGCTGCCGGTATAATCCGGGCGGTACGTTTACGACGGCCAACGGGATTATGGACAATCCCGGAGATGCGAAATACGGCATGACGTATGAGCAGATGAAGCAGGCCTATCGGGAGCTTATGCGGCTGGGAGCAAAGCGTTTCGGCATTCATGCTTTTTTGGCAAGCAACACGCAGACAGAGGATTATTACCCGCAGCTCGCGCGTATCCTTTTCGAGTTGGCCGTCACCCTGCGCTCAGAGACGGGAGCGGATATTCGCTTCATTAACCTTTCGGGCGGCGTAGGCATTCCCTACCGGCCGGACGGGCAGCCGGTGGACATCCTGAAAGTGGGAGAAGGGGTGAAAAGGGCATTTGACGAGGTGCTGGTTCCCGCAGGAATGGGAGATGTGGCAATCTTTACGGAACTGGGACGTTTTATGCTGGGACCGTACGGATGCCTGGTTACAAGAGCGATTCACAAGAAACATACCTATAAGGAATATATCGGCGTGGACGCGTGCGCTGTCAACCTCATGCGTCCGGCAATGTACGGCGCCTACCATCATATCACGGTTATGGGGAAAGAGAACGATCCGCATGACCGCCGATACGATGTTACAGGCGGGCTGTGCGAGAATAACGACAAGTTCGCGGTGGACCGCATGCTGCCCGAAATCGATACCGGAGACCTGCTGGTGATCCACGATACGGGCGCGCACGGGTTTTCCATGGGCTATAACTACAACGGAAAACTGCGGAGCGCGGAAATACTGTTAAAAGAGGATGGAACAACGCAGCTCATACGCCGTGCGGAAACGCCGGAAGATTATTTTGCGACATTCGATTTCCTGCATCTGTTCGGCAAGTAA
- a CDS encoding phosphoesterase, whose product MFNNNTVQITSYGILSDKVTSGVVIAHLSDLHEKEFGVRNGQLFRKVEKLMPDVIAVTGDIVAHEKQKMIDARYVKQFARELHKIAPVYFVTGNHERNFEGQVEDIMAEYGVSVLRSGDLQRLSVGGNKINFAGMDDVSFDNADVADSVSVFGETDGFNVFLAHRPEYYPLYLHKNIDLVLCGHTHAGQIRFPKIGAFAMSGQGFMPKYVEGEFTDGLTTMIISRGLGASGYPKIRINNPPELVAVYIEPDPEDLA is encoded by the coding sequence ATGTTCAATAACAATACGGTACAAATTACATCCTACGGGATTTTAAGCGATAAGGTAACAAGCGGCGTGGTGATCGCGCATCTTTCTGATCTGCACGAAAAGGAATTCGGCGTCCGCAACGGCCAGCTCTTCCGTAAGGTAGAAAAGCTGATGCCGGATGTGATCGCCGTCACGGGGGACATCGTCGCGCACGAAAAACAGAAGATGATCGATGCGCGTTATGTAAAGCAGTTTGCGCGTGAGCTGCATAAGATTGCGCCCGTTTACTTTGTAACAGGCAACCACGAACGCAATTTTGAAGGACAGGTCGAAGACATCATGGCAGAGTACGGCGTTAGTGTGCTGCGGAGCGGAGACCTGCAAAGGCTGTCTGTAGGAGGTAATAAGATCAATTTTGCCGGAATGGACGACGTTTCGTTTGATAATGCGGATGTGGCCGATTCCGTAAGCGTATTTGGCGAAACGGACGGCTTTAACGTCTTTTTGGCGCACAGGCCGGAGTATTATCCGCTTTATTTGCATAAAAATATTGACCTCGTGCTCTGCGGGCATACGCATGCCGGACAGATCCGTTTTCCGAAGATCGGCGCCTTTGCCATGAGCGGGCAGGGGTTTATGCCAAAGTATGTGGAGGGTGAATTTACGGACGGCCTGACGACAATGATTATCAGTCGGGGACTGGGCGCGAGCGGTTATCCCAAAATCAGAATCAACAATCCACCGGAGCTGGTTGCGGTATATATCGAACCGGATCCTGAGGATTTGGCATAA
- a CDS encoding ABC transporter ATP-binding protein, with product MLKVENLVTCYGSIQVLHGLSFKAETGKITVLIGTNGAGKTTTMKTIMGMMPAKSGSITWNGKELNKMKSHEVTKSGLSLCPEGRQLFPEMTVHENLIMGAYTRTDKNEIAESIEEVFGWFPRLKDRSNQQAGTLSGGEQEMLAIARALMAKPDLLMLDEPSWGLAPILVEEVGEIIRNINSRGKSVLLVEQNTQMALDLADYVYVLETGNIVIEGTAEELSKDKTIQETYLGI from the coding sequence ATGCTTAAGGTAGAAAATCTCGTAACGTGTTATGGAAGCATCCAGGTGCTGCACGGGCTGTCTTTTAAGGCGGAGACTGGGAAAATCACCGTGCTGATCGGAACCAACGGCGCGGGCAAGACCACGACCATGAAAACGATTATGGGAATGATGCCGGCCAAGAGCGGCAGCATTACGTGGAACGGCAAAGAACTGAATAAAATGAAGTCGCACGAGGTGACCAAAAGCGGGTTGTCGCTGTGTCCGGAGGGGCGTCAGCTGTTTCCGGAGATGACGGTGCATGAAAACCTGATCATGGGCGCCTATACGCGGACAGATAAAAATGAAATCGCGGAATCCATAGAAGAAGTATTTGGATGGTTCCCGCGCCTGAAGGACAGATCCAACCAGCAGGCCGGAACGCTTTCCGGCGGCGAGCAGGAGATGCTCGCGATCGCGCGGGCTCTGATGGCAAAGCCTGATTTGCTGATGCTGGACGAACCGTCCTGGGGGCTTGCGCCGATCCTGGTGGAAGAAGTAGGAGAAATCATCAGGAATATCAACAGCCGCGGCAAATCGGTGCTGCTGGTGGAGCAGAATACGCAGATGGCGCTTGACCTGGCCGACTATGTTTATGTGTTGGAGACAGGGAATATCGTGATCGAAGGTACGGCGGAAGAGCTTTCCAAAGACAAAACGATCCAGGAAACGTATCTCGGTATCTGA
- a CDS encoding methyltetrahydrofolate--corrinoid methyltransferase: MIIIGEKLNSSIPSTLEAMNAKDEMFVTELASRQALCGAHYLDINTGMCENEGETLVWAAGLALAAAPDCGIMADSTNPAALRQLFETVEMKKVIINSVTLEEERMQGVLPLVKQYKTGIVAMPLDGDGIPKTADRRVENAARLIEILRKEGVGDEDIYVDIVVEAAATGWDAPREALLATRRLRESYPDIHLLAGLSNISFGLPKRGIINQAFLACAMMQGMDAPIMDITSSAMKMHLRASEMLLGEDEYCMNYLTAFRETGE, translated from the coding sequence ATGATCATTATCGGAGAAAAATTAAACAGCTCGATTCCTTCCACGCTGGAAGCGATGAACGCGAAAGATGAAATGTTTGTAACAGAGCTTGCGTCCAGGCAGGCGCTTTGCGGCGCGCATTATCTGGACATCAATACGGGGATGTGCGAAAACGAAGGCGAGACGCTGGTGTGGGCCGCGGGGCTGGCGCTTGCGGCGGCGCCGGACTGCGGAATCATGGCGGATTCCACGAATCCCGCCGCGCTCAGGCAATTGTTTGAAACCGTGGAAATGAAAAAGGTCATTATCAATTCCGTAACGCTGGAGGAAGAGCGGATGCAGGGCGTGCTTCCTTTGGTAAAGCAATATAAAACGGGCATTGTGGCCATGCCGCTTGATGGGGATGGGATTCCCAAAACGGCGGACCGCAGGGTAGAGAACGCCGCACGCCTGATCGAGATATTAAGAAAAGAAGGGGTAGGGGATGAAGACATCTATGTGGATATTGTGGTAGAAGCGGCCGCGACCGGCTGGGATGCACCCAGGGAAGCGCTTCTGGCGACACGCCGCCTGCGCGAAAGTTATCCGGATATTCATCTTCTGGCCGGCCTTTCCAATATCTCGTTTGGTCTTCCCAAACGCGGGATCATCAACCAGGCGTTCCTCGCGTGCGCCATGATGCAGGGGATGGACGCGCCCATCATGGACATTACCAGCAGCGCGATGAAAATGCATTTGCGCGCGTCGGAAATGCTTTTAGGGGAGGATGAATACTGCATGAACTATCTGACGGCTTTCCGCGAGACGGGGGAATAA
- a CDS encoding AraC family transcriptional regulator produces MNSNLLNIRSILDLEQWQRIQDELAAVTGMAILIVDYKGVPVTKHSGCTEFCATVRRNPETAKYCQKCDSRGGIEAARLNKPFMYLCHCNIVDVAIPIVIDEKYIGAVMAGQVVAERAQIADNLEKILMSSYENSFISESDSLKEKFDKIPHFSIRRIIAITNLLFHLCNYIVGEAVSKNAMNETYGKILGNVAESTHVEADFTDTSLDAMINIKDQVLKAIMSKQIKSTEPKDLSSSKHPILKPVIEYIYNNKHENIMLSQMAKLSHTSPSYLSRLFKKEMGKNFSDYVTDFKITLAKEMLETTNLSVTDISNDLGFSDSGYFIKQFKKHEGVTPAMFRKYMK; encoded by the coding sequence TTGAACAGTAATTTATTGAATATTCGCAGCATCCTCGATTTGGAGCAATGGCAAAGAATTCAGGATGAGCTGGCGGCCGTTACCGGTATGGCGATCCTGATTGTGGACTATAAGGGCGTGCCGGTGACAAAACATAGCGGCTGTACGGAATTCTGTGCAACCGTCAGAAGAAATCCGGAGACGGCAAAGTATTGTCAAAAATGTGATTCCAGAGGAGGAATCGAGGCGGCGAGACTGAATAAACCTTTTATGTACCTGTGCCATTGCAACATCGTAGATGTGGCTATTCCCATTGTAATAGATGAAAAGTATATCGGTGCCGTTATGGCGGGACAGGTGGTGGCCGAGCGCGCGCAAATAGCGGACAACCTGGAAAAAATCTTGATGTCGTCCTATGAAAACAGCTTCATAAGCGAGAGTGATTCGCTGAAAGAAAAATTCGATAAAATCCCTCATTTTTCTATCCGGCGCATAATCGCGATAACCAACCTGTTATTTCATTTATGTAATTATATTGTCGGAGAAGCGGTCAGCAAGAACGCGATGAATGAAACTTATGGAAAAATACTTGGGAATGTAGCTGAAAGCACACATGTGGAAGCGGATTTTACGGATACATCGCTGGACGCCATGATCAACATCAAAGATCAGGTCTTAAAAGCAATCATGAGCAAACAAATTAAATCTACCGAGCCCAAAGATTTGAGTTCATCCAAACATCCGATTTTAAAACCGGTTATCGAATATATCTACAATAATAAACATGAGAATATCATGCTTTCGCAAATGGCGAAGCTTTCGCATACGAGCCCCAGTTATTTAAGCAGGCTGTTTAAGAAAGAAATGGGGAAAAACTTCTCGGATTATGTCACCGATTTCAAAATTACGCTTGCAAAAGAGATGCTGGAAACGACCAATCTGTCGGTTACCGATATTTCAAACGATCTCGGATTCAGCGACTCAGGATATTTTATCAAACAATTTAAAAAGCATGAAGGCGTAACGCCGGCTATGTTCAGAAAATACATGAAGTGA
- a CDS encoding branched-chain amino acid ABC transporter permease has protein sequence MENAILLQQIMNGVVTGSIYALIGMGLSQIYGILGISHFAHGSVVMVGGYIGYTFARMLGVPWILAAIIAVVGCALLGMFIEKYCYRVIIKGPPINIFILALGLLFIFENLCQMIWGPDPVSIQAVGNTTIQLGPIAITSFRLYVIIINLALMAVLAYMMKKTKLGRSIRAMAQNREAATMVGVDVNKTSGAVFAIGSALAGLCGIFVTSLLQMFPSYGGDIVMKGFAVMILGGLGSIPGVLIGGLIMGIVESLGAAFINAAYKDLFGFVIIILVLIFKPNGLFGKKGATTK, from the coding sequence ATGGAAAATGCGATACTTCTTCAGCAGATTATGAACGGCGTTGTAACAGGAAGTATTTATGCTTTGATCGGCATGGGATTATCGCAGATTTACGGAATCCTGGGGATTTCGCACTTTGCACATGGTTCTGTCGTTATGGTGGGGGGCTACATTGGGTATACCTTTGCCAGAATGCTCGGGGTGCCATGGATCCTTGCGGCTATCATCGCAGTGGTCGGATGCGCGCTGCTCGGCATGTTCATAGAAAAGTATTGTTACAGGGTCATCATCAAGGGGCCGCCGATCAATATCTTCATTTTGGCGCTCGGACTGCTGTTCATTTTCGAGAACCTTTGCCAGATGATCTGGGGACCGGATCCGGTGTCCATTCAGGCAGTGGGCAACACGACGATTCAGCTTGGACCGATCGCGATTACCTCGTTCCGTTTATACGTCATTATTATCAACCTCGCGTTGATGGCTGTACTCGCCTACATGATGAAAAAGACCAAACTTGGGCGTTCGATTCGTGCGATGGCGCAGAACAGGGAAGCGGCTACCATGGTAGGCGTAGACGTCAATAAAACAAGCGGTGCCGTATTTGCAATCGGCAGCGCGCTGGCAGGCCTGTGCGGTATCTTTGTTACCAGCCTGTTGCAGATGTTCCCGTCTTACGGCGGCGACATTGTTATGAAAGGTTTCGCGGTTATGATCCTCGGCGGCCTTGGGAGTATCCCTGGCGTGCTGATCGGCGGTCTCATCATGGGGATCGTGGAAAGCTTGGGTGCCGCGTTCATCAATGCGGCATATAAGGACCTGTTTGGGTTCGTAATCATTATCTTAGTGCTGATCTTCAAACCGAACGGCCTGTTCGGTAAGAAAGGCGCAACGACAAAATAA
- a CDS encoding pyridine nucleotide-disulfide oxidoreductase — protein sequence MKTIQESAREIPLLCEEMDVIVIGGGAAGIGAALAAARNGAKTIIIERFGFFGGSQTAAFDDSFAWVDDRIQGGIVQEIMDDIIAAGMNHKNSPGQVRDHWANEFGSIFFDGEYYKYLVDNLMEKAGVKVVFHALAADAIVNGDSLKGVIIESLEGRQAVLGKTIIDCTGIAHIAWKSGASVTGENGYPDNRFGPYEGYHMGLGYGFFVRNIDYYKFREFAEANPEQWDYWVKGMELFTKARAEGKLYSPRNSCLLTEYEDGRAWIINPYYKLEKGQHPWQVEVVSHAEKDMRKQAWSCWELLKDNVPGFENSRIEQTPSCALLRDGHRIIGEYTLTEEDMYGARTFEDSVSICNMPPDLFFPDGSHHFKFNVTPYDIPYRCLVSKDFDNLLAAGGTSSLDFITWGAIRYCTPSLTTGQAAGTAAAIAVKDGVAPAKVDVSKVQKQLNKQGMLTTNKQVAPEVVAEYARRAEEWGDGFKISE from the coding sequence ATGAAAACGATTCAGGAAAGCGCGCGGGAGATACCGTTGCTTTGCGAAGAAATGGATGTAATTGTAATCGGCGGCGGTGCGGCGGGTATCGGCGCAGCTCTTGCGGCGGCACGCAATGGTGCGAAAACGATCATTATCGAGCGCTTCGGTTTTTTTGGCGGAAGTCAGACGGCAGCCTTTGATGATTCCTTTGCATGGGTAGACGACCGGATCCAGGGTGGTATTGTGCAGGAGATCATGGACGATATCATCGCGGCCGGTATGAATCATAAAAACAGCCCGGGGCAGGTCCGCGACCACTGGGCCAATGAATTTGGAAGTATCTTCTTTGACGGAGAATATTATAAATATTTAGTGGATAACCTGATGGAAAAGGCGGGTGTGAAAGTTGTGTTCCACGCGCTGGCAGCAGACGCGATCGTGAACGGCGATTCCTTAAAGGGTGTAATCATCGAAAGCTTAGAGGGCCGTCAGGCTGTTCTTGGCAAGACGATCATCGACTGCACGGGTATTGCGCACATCGCTTGGAAATCAGGCGCCAGCGTAACGGGCGAGAATGGTTATCCGGACAACAGGTTTGGTCCTTATGAAGGATACCATATGGGTCTTGGGTACGGCTTTTTTGTCCGCAATATCGATTATTATAAATTCCGTGAATTCGCAGAGGCGAATCCGGAGCAGTGGGATTATTGGGTAAAGGGAATGGAACTCTTTACGAAAGCACGCGCAGAGGGGAAATTGTATTCTCCGCGCAATTCCTGCCTGCTGACGGAATATGAAGACGGACGCGCATGGATCATCAATCCTTATTATAAACTGGAAAAAGGACAGCATCCATGGCAGGTCGAGGTCGTTTCGCACGCGGAAAAGGATATGCGTAAACAGGCATGGTCGTGTTGGGAGCTCTTAAAAGACAACGTTCCCGGCTTTGAAAATTCCCGTATCGAGCAGACACCGTCGTGCGCGCTGCTCCGTGACGGGCACCGCATTATCGGCGAATATACGCTGACGGAAGAGGATATGTATGGCGCGAGGACATTTGAGGATTCCGTATCCATTTGCAATATGCCGCCGGATCTGTTCTTCCCGGATGGATCCCATCACTTTAAGTTCAACGTGACGCCGTACGACATCCCGTACCGCTGCTTGGTATCCAAAGACTTTGACAACCTGCTTGCCGCAGGAGGAACTTCGTCGCTTGACTTTATTACTTGGGGTGCGATCCGCTATTGCACGCCCAGCCTGACGACCGGTCAGGCCGCGGGAACCGCCGCGGCGATTGCAGTGAAAGACGGTGTAGCGCCCGCAAAGGTGGATGTGAGCAAAGTACAGAAGCAGCTCAACAAGCAGGGAATGCTTACCACCAATAAGCAAGTTGCGCCTGAAGTGGTAGCGGAATATGCGCGCCGCGCGGAAGAATGGGGAGACGGTTTTAAAATCAGTGAATAA
- a CDS encoding ABC transporter ATP-binding protein, whose product MILRFENVTKYFGGLAAVKDVSFNIEPNQILGLIGPNGSGKTTCFNLITGVHKPTSGNILFNEKEIGGLPSHKIARMGIARTFQISSVFPDLSAVENVVTAHHCRMKSNFVTGIFGIGGTLKEEKRVLEHSEELLEFVGLKDKMMSRAGSLTSADQRRLMIAIAMATDPKLLMLDEPCAGMIEDERTELVHLIRKICDAGTPVLLVEHHMKMVMEVCHHVVVLNLGEKIAEGRPEEIQQNEAVIEAYLGRSTKHA is encoded by the coding sequence ATGATTCTCCGTTTTGAGAATGTAACGAAATACTTTGGCGGTTTGGCAGCGGTAAAGGATGTTTCTTTCAACATAGAGCCAAACCAGATCTTAGGGCTGATCGGGCCGAACGGATCGGGAAAGACGACGTGTTTTAACCTGATCACAGGCGTCCATAAGCCGACCAGCGGGAACATTTTGTTCAACGAAAAAGAAATCGGTGGATTGCCGTCGCACAAAATCGCGCGGATGGGAATCGCGCGGACGTTCCAGATCAGCAGCGTGTTCCCAGATCTTTCCGCAGTGGAAAACGTCGTGACGGCGCACCACTGCCGGATGAAATCCAACTTCGTTACCGGTATTTTCGGGATCGGAGGCACGCTGAAAGAAGAAAAGCGCGTGCTGGAGCACAGCGAGGAATTGCTGGAATTTGTCGGCCTCAAGGATAAGATGATGTCGCGGGCCGGTTCGCTGACCAGCGCCGACCAGCGCCGGTTGATGATCGCCATCGCTATGGCGACCGATCCTAAGCTTCTGATGCTGGACGAACCGTGCGCGGGTATGATCGAGGATGAGCGGACAGAGCTTGTCCACCTGATCAGGAAGATCTGCGACGCCGGCACACCTGTTTTGCTGGTGGAGCATCACATGAAAATGGTCATGGAAGTATGCCACCATGTTGTCGTACTGAATCTGGGCGAAAAGATTGCCGAGGGAAGGCCGGAGGAAATCCAGCAGAACGAGGCTGTAATCGAAGCATATTTGGGAAGGAGTACGAAACATGCTTAA
- the gldA_1 gene encoding glycerol dehydrogenase translates to MARSYISPSKFVLGEGELKKLGEHIAGFGKKAILIAHADDFARVKDILDEGLKGTEYVHAAFGGESCDKEINRIVKLAEEEKAEVVIGLGGGKALDTAKATGTLTKKPVIIVPTIASTDAPTSALAIIYTENGEFERYMHLPKNPDLVLVDSGVIAKAPTRFLISGMGDALATVFEARACLKASKPNMSGGMSTKAALAIAETCYATLLEDAHKAKAACDAGVVTIALENIIETNILLSGLGFESSGLAAAHAVHDGLTVLEETHHYFHGEKVAFGTLVQLVLENAEEETIIEVLDFCRSLGLPVCLADLGVEELDDERLMRVATHACSDLETMDNMPFEVRPSDVAAAIRAADIIGGTW, encoded by the coding sequence ATGGCAAGGAGTTATATTTCGCCCTCAAAATTTGTTTTGGGAGAAGGAGAACTGAAGAAACTCGGCGAGCATATAGCGGGCTTTGGGAAGAAGGCAATTCTGATCGCACACGCAGACGATTTCGCGCGGGTAAAAGATATATTGGATGAAGGGCTGAAGGGGACGGAGTATGTCCACGCAGCATTTGGCGGAGAATCGTGCGATAAAGAGATTAACCGCATTGTGAAGCTGGCGGAAGAGGAAAAGGCCGAGGTAGTAATCGGGCTGGGCGGCGGTAAGGCGCTGGATACGGCAAAGGCGACAGGAACGCTGACGAAAAAGCCTGTCATCATCGTACCGACGATCGCGTCGACGGACGCACCGACGAGCGCGCTGGCAATCATTTATACAGAAAACGGAGAGTTCGAACGGTATATGCACCTGCCTAAGAATCCGGATCTGGTGCTGGTAGATTCCGGAGTGATCGCCAAGGCGCCTACGCGCTTCCTGATCTCAGGAATGGGAGATGCGCTGGCAACGGTGTTTGAGGCGCGGGCATGCCTCAAGGCAAGCAAGCCGAACATGTCGGGCGGCATGAGCACAAAAGCGGCTCTGGCGATTGCTGAAACATGCTACGCGACGCTGCTGGAAGATGCGCACAAGGCGAAAGCGGCGTGTGACGCGGGCGTAGTAACGATCGCGTTGGAGAATATTATAGAAACGAACATCCTGCTTTCAGGATTGGGTTTTGAGAGCAGCGGACTTGCGGCGGCGCACGCAGTACACGACGGACTGACGGTTCTGGAAGAAACGCATCATTACTTCCATGGTGAGAAAGTAGCGTTCGGAACGCTGGTACAGTTGGTTCTGGAAAACGCAGAGGAAGAAACGATCATCGAGGTTCTTGATTTCTGCCGTTCGCTGGGACTGCCGGTATGCCTCGCAGACCTTGGGGTAGAAGAGCTGGACGACGAGAGACTGATGCGGGTAGCGACGCACGCATGTTCGGATCTGGAGACAATGGACAATATGCCGTTTGAGGTACGGCCGTCGGATGTGGCGGCAGCGATCCGCGCGGCAGACATCATTGGGGGTACTTGGTAA
- a CDS encoding pyridine nucleotide-disulfide oxidoreductase, producing the protein MKTVTEASREVPVLCEADVVVIGGGAAGIGAALGAGRTGAKTILIERFGCLGGCQTLTFNDSFTFIDDRIQGGLIQEIINKLHEGGAVYKSSVGSYKAHWSDKEGCFYFDAEYYKFMLENMMQDAGVQLLYHAFAVDGIHEGDELKGVIIESWQGRHAILAKTVIDCTGIADLAWKAGAEVVGEEGYKDNAFGPYKGRHMGLGYGYFIRGLDYPKFRKFAEENPEEWDDWVKGRKLFTEAKASGELYSFRDSCIFQEYEDGRVWMLSPGYPIPEGHHPWEAEQISLGTVDMRKQAWSILNLLKKHVPGFENATIEQTAEKVLHRDGHRIVGEYTITEEDMRAGTTFEDAIACCNMAPDPFFPDGGHHFKFNITPYDIPYRSLVSKDFGNLMAAGGASSMDLITWAALRYCTPSVCTGQAAGTAAAMAAKQGIMPSELNVKELQNELHSQGMVTTNKNLPQSVVDEYARRDQEWGNGFGM; encoded by the coding sequence ATGAAAACAGTTACGGAAGCAAGCAGGGAAGTACCGGTTTTATGCGAAGCAGACGTTGTCGTGATCGGCGGCGGAGCAGCGGGTATCGGCGCAGCACTGGGAGCAGGACGCACGGGGGCAAAGACGATTCTGATTGAACGCTTTGGTTGTTTAGGCGGTTGCCAGACTTTAACGTTTAACGATTCTTTCACCTTTATCGACGACCGGATTCAGGGTGGGTTGATACAGGAAATCATCAATAAATTGCATGAGGGCGGCGCGGTATACAAATCCAGCGTTGGTTCTTATAAGGCGCATTGGAGTGACAAAGAAGGTTGCTTCTATTTTGACGCAGAGTACTACAAGTTTATGCTCGAAAACATGATGCAGGACGCGGGCGTACAGCTTTTATACCATGCGTTTGCGGTAGACGGCATTCATGAGGGGGACGAGCTTAAGGGCGTAATCATCGAGAGCTGGCAGGGCCGCCATGCAATTCTCGCAAAAACGGTTATCGATTGTACAGGTATTGCGGACCTCGCATGGAAAGCGGGCGCTGAAGTGGTCGGCGAAGAAGGATATAAAGATAATGCGTTCGGACCTTATAAAGGGCGCCATATGGGACTGGGATACGGCTATTTCATACGGGGACTCGATTATCCAAAATTCAGAAAATTCGCAGAAGAAAATCCGGAAGAATGGGACGACTGGGTTAAGGGCAGGAAGCTGTTCACGGAAGCTAAAGCGTCCGGAGAACTTTATTCTTTCCGCGACAGTTGCATTTTCCAGGAATATGAGGATGGACGCGTATGGATGCTCAGCCCTGGCTATCCGATTCCGGAAGGCCATCATCCGTGGGAAGCAGAACAGATCTCCCTGGGAACTGTGGATATGAGGAAACAGGCATGGTCGATCCTGAACCTGCTGAAAAAACATGTGCCTGGATTTGAGAATGCGACCATTGAGCAAACTGCTGAAAAAGTATTGCACCGCGACGGCCATAGGATCGTAGGGGAATATACGATTACAGAAGAAGATATGCGCGCGGGTACTACTTTTGAAGACGCGATTGCGTGCTGCAACATGGCGCCGGATCCGTTCTTCCCGGATGGAGGACATCACTTTAAATTTAATATTACGCCTTATGATATTCCGTACCGCAGCCTTGTTTCCAAGGACTTCGGAAACCTGATGGCGGCCGGTGGAGCAAGTTCTATGGACCTGATCACCTGGGCGGCGCTCCGGTATTGCACACCAAGCGTATGTACAGGTCAGGCGGCAGGAACTGCGGCGGCGATGGCTGCAAAGCAGGGAATTATGCCCAGCGAATTAAATGTGAAAGAGTTGCAGAACGAGTTGCATAGTCAGGGAATGGTAACGACAAATAAAAACCTCCCGCAGTCTGTGGTAGACGAATATGCAAGACGTGATCAGGAGTGGGGCAACGGTTTTGGAATGTAA